A window of Lacibacter sediminis contains these coding sequences:
- a CDS encoding rhodanese-like domain-containing protein → MKTITAEELKARIDAGEQLNIVDVREPHEHADFNIGGTLYPLGRILSMDVDELESLKDQEVIFYCRSGNRSGQACMFAETMGFTNVINLTGGMLNWREKFGV, encoded by the coding sequence ATGAAGACCATTACTGCTGAAGAATTAAAAGCAAGAATTGATGCAGGTGAACAATTGAATATTGTTGATGTGCGTGAACCGCATGAGCATGCAGATTTCAATATTGGTGGCACATTATATCCGCTTGGACGTATTTTGTCAATGGATGTGGATGAACTGGAAAGTTTAAAAGACCAGGAAGTGATTTTTTATTGCCGCAGTGGTAACCGCAGCGGACAGGCTTGCATGTTTGCAGAGACAATGGGTTTTACCAATGTGATTAATCTTACAGGCGGTATGCTTAACTGGAGAGAAAAATTCGGTGTTTGA
- a CDS encoding TonB-dependent receptor — translation MKKLMLGMLMIISQQLAMAQYKLSGVVKEKNNNEIAVSGATVEVAGNGTTQTDSEGRFSILLRQKGNYLVRISTVAFKQFEETIAVTEKETKLTATLEAQPLFLKPVEVSAIRAGDRMPFAKTNLNKKEIEKMNLGQDLPFILNQTPSVVINSDAGNGIGYTGIRIRGTDATRINMTLNGIPYNDAESQGLFFVNLPDFSSSVNSIQIQRGVGTSSNGAGAFGATLNLSTNDFNEKPYAELNNGFGTFSSLRHTIKAGSGLIGKHFTIDGRVSLIKSDGFIDRGSSNLRSAYLSAAYINEKTSLRLNAFTGKEKTYQSWNGIPEAKLRGDEAKLLEHYYNNYYLYDTREDSINLFRQDNNRTYNYFLYNNQTDNYRQDHYQLLLNHEVNKSWNINAALFATRGLGYYEEYKRNESLDDYGLAAVESDIIRQLWLDNWFYGSTFSAQYKRNNDQLTFGGAFTRYDGKHYGKIIWSEEPVTKDYKWYDLTAYKTDFNFYTKYQRRINSRWEAFADVQYRNVNHVIKGFRKNPSLQSGGNFNFVNPKIGISYADGNGWLGFASFSIGNKEPNRDDFEAGVNQQPKHETLYDFELNIEQRKEMYNWSVTGYYMHYNNQLVLTGKVNDVGAYNRINVPKSYRAGVELQAGVKPASWFNFAGNLTLSDNRILNFTEYVDDYDNGGQKENSFNSPALSFSPSAVAGFTLNFIPVKNGEISLLNKYVSRQYLDNTGNKARSIDPFFVSDLRLNYAIRFKGVKEINLTFQLSNLFNRIYETNGYSFSYIYAAQTVTENYYYPMAGRNFMAGINIKL, via the coding sequence ATGAAAAAATTGATGCTGGGAATGTTGATGATTATTTCACAACAACTCGCAATGGCTCAGTACAAACTGAGTGGTGTCGTCAAAGAAAAAAACAACAATGAGATCGCCGTTTCAGGTGCAACGGTTGAAGTTGCAGGCAATGGCACAACACAAACCGACAGTGAAGGAAGATTCTCTATTTTACTAAGGCAAAAAGGCAATTATCTCGTACGCATCAGTACTGTTGCCTTTAAACAATTTGAAGAAACAATTGCAGTTACTGAAAAAGAAACAAAGCTCACTGCAACGTTGGAAGCACAGCCGTTGTTCCTGAAACCTGTAGAAGTTTCGGCCATACGTGCAGGCGACCGTATGCCGTTTGCCAAAACCAATCTCAACAAAAAAGAAATTGAGAAGATGAATTTGGGACAGGATCTCCCGTTTATTCTTAATCAAACGCCATCAGTGGTAATAAATTCTGATGCAGGCAACGGCATTGGTTATACAGGCATCCGCATACGTGGTACTGATGCTACACGGATCAACATGACGTTGAATGGAATACCTTATAATGACGCAGAAAGTCAGGGTTTGTTTTTTGTGAACCTGCCCGATTTTTCTTCGTCAGTAAATTCTATTCAAATACAACGTGGCGTTGGCACCTCATCAAATGGTGCAGGTGCGTTTGGTGCCACGCTCAACCTGAGCACAAATGACTTCAATGAAAAGCCGTATGCTGAATTGAATAATGGATTCGGGACTTTCAGCAGCTTGCGTCATACGATTAAAGCAGGATCTGGTTTGATCGGCAAACATTTCACCATCGATGGCCGTGTATCGTTAATTAAAAGTGATGGATTCATCGACAGAGGTTCATCAAACCTGCGTTCGGCTTATTTATCTGCAGCTTATATTAATGAAAAAACTTCTCTTCGTTTAAATGCGTTCACCGGAAAAGAGAAAACTTACCAATCGTGGAATGGAATTCCTGAGGCAAAACTCAGAGGAGATGAAGCAAAACTGCTGGAACATTATTATAACAACTATTACTTGTACGATACAAGGGAAGATTCAATAAATCTTTTCAGACAAGATAATAATCGTACTTATAATTACTTCCTTTATAACAATCAAACCGACAACTATCGTCAGGATCATTATCAACTGTTGTTAAATCATGAAGTAAATAAAAGCTGGAATATCAACGCCGCATTATTTGCCACACGTGGACTCGGTTATTACGAAGAATACAAACGCAATGAATCATTGGATGATTATGGTCTTGCAGCTGTTGAATCAGATATCATTCGCCAGCTTTGGTTAGATAACTGGTTTTATGGATCTACATTTTCGGCACAATACAAACGTAACAATGATCAATTAACTTTTGGTGGCGCTTTTACCCGTTATGATGGCAAGCATTATGGAAAGATCATTTGGAGTGAAGAGCCGGTGACGAAAGATTATAAATGGTATGATCTTACTGCTTATAAAACCGATTTTAATTTTTATACAAAGTATCAGCGTCGCATCAACAGTCGCTGGGAAGCATTTGCTGATGTGCAATACCGAAATGTTAATCATGTGATTAAAGGGTTCCGAAAGAATCCATCATTGCAGTCAGGAGGCAACTTCAACTTTGTTAATCCAAAGATCGGCATCTCCTATGCTGATGGAAATGGCTGGCTTGGCTTTGCATCTTTCAGCATTGGCAACAAAGAACCCAACCGTGATGATTTTGAAGCAGGTGTAAACCAACAGCCAAAGCATGAAACGTTGTACGACTTCGAATTGAATATTGAACAGCGGAAAGAAATGTATAACTGGAGCGTTACCGGTTATTATATGCATTATAACAACCAACTTGTTCTTACAGGAAAAGTAAATGATGTTGGCGCTTACAATCGGATCAATGTTCCAAAAAGTTATCGTGCCGGTGTTGAATTACAGGCAGGAGTTAAACCAGCTTCATGGTTCAATTTTGCAGGCAACCTTACATTGAGTGATAACCGCATTCTCAATTTTACTGAATATGTGGATGATTATGATAATGGCGGACAAAAAGAAAATTCCTTTAACAGTCCGGCGCTCTCCTTCTCTCCTTCTGCAGTTGCAGGCTTTACACTCAACTTTATTCCGGTTAAAAATGGTGAAATCAGTTTGCTGAATAAATATGTATCACGCCAGTATCTTGACAATACAGGAAATAAAGCAAGAAGCATTGATCCGTTTTTTGTAAGTGATCTTCGTTTGAATTACGCCATACGCTTTAAAGGCGTAAAAGAGATCAATCTTACCTTCCAGTTAAGCAATTTGTTTAACAGGATATATGAAACGAATGGTTACAGCTTCAGCTACATTTATGCTGCACAAACCGTTACAGAAAATTATTACTATCCAATGGCCGGAAGAAATTTCATGGCCGGAATCAACATCAAATTATAA
- a CDS encoding head GIN domain-containing protein, whose amino-acid sequence MKKWIFSLFTLSIALFAKAQDTQIQDANAEKRTIKPFHTIKVGDGIDLFLSQSTEESVAASASRDEFLGRLKTEVEDGVLRIYYDRESFADWTSSGKKLKVYVSFKSLDQLTATAGSHVNVNGKIKEETLRLFLKSGAQFKGTVEAGKLTVETESGSSSTLSGSAGTFNVSANSGARMRAYDLAAGKADIRSTSGAKVEVTVQEEMKLYSSSGGSIYYKGKGKISEVGTHIGAVIRRADS is encoded by the coding sequence ATGAAGAAGTGGATTTTCAGCCTGTTTACCTTATCAATTGCCCTGTTTGCAAAAGCACAGGATACACAAATACAAGATGCCAACGCCGAAAAAAGAACCATTAAACCTTTTCACACTATTAAAGTAGGAGATGGGATCGATCTTTTTTTATCACAGTCAACCGAAGAATCAGTGGCAGCAAGTGCTTCACGTGATGAATTTCTCGGCCGTTTAAAAACGGAAGTGGAAGATGGAGTACTGAGGATCTATTACGATCGTGAATCATTTGCCGACTGGACCAGCTCCGGAAAGAAACTGAAGGTGTACGTTTCGTTTAAAAGTCTTGATCAGTTAACTGCAACAGCAGGCAGTCATGTAAATGTGAATGGAAAGATCAAAGAAGAAACACTGCGACTTTTCCTGAAATCAGGTGCCCAATTCAAGGGTACTGTTGAAGCAGGAAAATTAACGGTGGAAACAGAAAGCGGATCAAGTTCAACTCTTTCCGGTTCGGCTGGAACCTTTAATGTGAGCGCCAATAGTGGTGCAAGAATGCGGGCTTACGATCTGGCGGCGGGCAAAGCTGATATACGCTCAACCAGCGGTGCCAAAGTGGAAGTAACCGTGCAGGAAGAAATGAAACTCTACTCTTCAAGCGGTGGAAGTATTTATTACAAAGGAAAAGGAAAAATCAGCGAAGTGGGCACTCATATAGGTGCAGTGATTCGCAGAGCAGATAGTTAA
- a CDS encoding head GIN domain-containing protein — translation MKKIVLSILLFVAATPVLFAQETTVINDKNAEARKVSGFHGIKISNAFDVIIKQGNEEAVVVSASEEKFRDRIKVNVVNGILQISYDNEKVWKWTNENRKLRAYISVKNIDKLDVSGATDIKIDGVLKGSNLKVDLSGASSLKGAISYASVTVDQSGASNSKLSGTVTNLDVDVSGASDFTGFDLITENCRAEASGASDVKITVNKDLKVDASGASDIQYKGTASVSDFRTTGASSLKKRTK, via the coding sequence ATGAAAAAGATTGTTTTATCCATCCTGTTATTTGTTGCAGCAACTCCTGTTTTGTTTGCACAGGAAACAACTGTGATCAATGATAAAAATGCTGAAGCAAGAAAAGTAAGTGGCTTTCATGGCATTAAAATTTCTAATGCGTTTGATGTGATCATAAAACAGGGAAATGAAGAAGCAGTTGTGGTAAGCGCAAGCGAAGAGAAATTCAGAGACCGTATTAAAGTCAACGTAGTGAACGGCATTTTGCAAATTTCTTACGATAATGAAAAAGTATGGAAGTGGACAAATGAAAACAGGAAGCTGCGTGCTTATATTTCAGTAAAGAATATTGATAAGTTAGATGTTTCAGGCGCAACAGATATTAAGATCGATGGAGTACTGAAAGGATCGAACCTGAAAGTTGATTTAAGTGGTGCTTCCAGTTTAAAAGGAGCTATCAGCTATGCAAGTGTAACAGTAGATCAGAGTGGTGCATCTAATTCAAAATTATCAGGCACTGTTACAAATCTTGATGTGGATGTAAGTGGTGCAAGTGATTTTACAGGGTTTGATCTTATCACCGAAAATTGCAGGGCAGAAGCTTCCGGTGCATCTGATGTGAAGATCACCGTAAATAAAGATCTGAAAGTGGATGCAAGCGGCGCAAGTGATATTCAATATAAAGGCACTGCGTCAGTTAGTGATTTCAGAACAACAGGAGCTTCCAGTTTAAAGAAACGTACGAAATAA
- the era gene encoding GTPase Era, translated as MKVGFVNIFGKPNAGKSTLMNALLGEKLAIVSSKVQTTRHRIKGILTTSDYQLVFSDTPGIIDPKYKLQEKMMASVKSALEDADVALLLVDVKDSWQENEDLFTSLRLKVPAMVVLNKLDLVDTAKLEEAKTFFEGKPYCKKVVTISALSGVNKKTFINHILEFVPVGEPFFEEDQLTDLSTRFFVAELVREKIFDLFSEEIPYHTTVVVTAFEQKQSLIKISADIIVQRETQKGILLGTKGEMIKKLGTLARVDIEKFVDSKVFLELFVKVRPKWRDSDLFLKEYGYN; from the coding sequence ATGAAAGTTGGATTTGTAAACATATTTGGTAAGCCTAACGCCGGCAAAAGCACTTTAATGAATGCGTTGCTTGGTGAAAAATTGGCCATTGTTTCATCGAAAGTGCAAACAACAAGGCATCGCATCAAAGGCATTCTCACAACTTCCGATTACCAGTTGGTGTTTTCTGATACACCGGGCATCATTGATCCCAAATACAAGCTGCAGGAAAAAATGATGGCCAGTGTAAAGAGTGCATTGGAAGATGCAGATGTGGCGCTGTTGCTGGTAGATGTAAAAGACAGCTGGCAGGAAAATGAAGACCTGTTTACGTCACTCAGATTAAAAGTGCCGGCCATGGTTGTATTAAACAAGCTTGATCTTGTTGATACGGCTAAACTGGAAGAAGCAAAAACCTTCTTTGAAGGAAAGCCTTACTGCAAAAAAGTAGTAACGATCTCTGCGTTGTCAGGCGTTAATAAGAAAACTTTCATCAATCATATACTTGAGTTTGTTCCTGTAGGGGAGCCTTTCTTTGAGGAAGATCAGCTAACGGATCTCAGCACCCGCTTTTTTGTGGCAGAGCTGGTTCGTGAAAAAATATTTGATCTGTTCTCTGAAGAGATCCCTTATCACACAACAGTAGTGGTAACGGCTTTTGAACAAAAGCAATCATTGATCAAAATTTCTGCAGACATCATTGTGCAACGTGAAACTCAAAAAGGAATTCTTCTCGGCACTAAAGGTGAAATGATCAAGAAGTTAGGGACACTTGCCCGTGTGGACATCGAGAAATTTGTTGATTCAAAAGTATTCCTGGAGCTGTTTGTAAAAGTGCGTCCTAAATGGAGAGACAGCGATCTGTTTTTGAAAGAATACGGGTACAATTAA